A section of the Flavobacteriales bacterium genome encodes:
- a CDS encoding T9SS type A sorting domain-containing protein, whose product MSFHLRMALFLLLGSGALVTSSIQAQECPAGPYSIGTSTLIPECGICGDYDWGTVSRHVYIDEESGLNYGNQIGPDDTHYHDQWLDLYLPTPPSADPVPVYIFAHAGGQYAADAFSNGRDFCEEGIAFVSWESVQSSLAVGGSYYENDPDLLMSIRDYWDAAHSDFDRVLTWVHEHAEEYGLDTENVFVGGGSRGSRISFMGLDDITRPVRGVFMTQAFADGDWFSQDMAIAEGCPGPSIPEFVSPEYPSMVLHYKNNLGDVVNSHDPMNGMIIQERYACYGIDSRIIHGLGDGYQWPPSAIEFILNAESYFDTYPEAVVDSLVIDPESNILSSPAPPEVSWENDMSTLVSFHWGENEWENNLIQEPYPNKEPEINRIEVRLGAVDGPTSTEFSDPCAIRQWSYESTYDHTSSVNSFTFPEEGLLTTCAIADPDGGESFSLDEGQYYGIQVRNNLAPSTNYFQTRYHKFWSPWSEMSVFEGRCSEIISDTGSDISDITVDIVVNPSFSGISIVGLAPIRPRTLSIDLLDITGHVVDHRRLRSDERIYLETRDLPSGIYLVRLSDRDSSIVKKVHLF is encoded by the coding sequence ATGTCCTTCCACCTACGAATGGCCTTGTTCCTATTATTGGGATCAGGCGCACTTGTTACTTCTTCAATTCAGGCACAGGAGTGTCCTGCAGGACCTTATTCCATAGGGACGTCCACCCTCATTCCAGAATGTGGGATATGCGGGGATTACGACTGGGGCACTGTCTCTAGGCATGTCTACATCGATGAAGAAAGCGGGCTCAACTACGGGAACCAGATCGGACCGGATGATACCCACTATCACGATCAATGGCTCGATCTCTACCTCCCTACTCCACCATCCGCTGACCCTGTTCCTGTCTACATATTTGCCCATGCAGGTGGTCAGTATGCCGCTGACGCATTCAGCAATGGAAGGGATTTCTGTGAAGAAGGAATAGCCTTTGTCTCCTGGGAATCGGTTCAGTCCTCACTCGCAGTAGGAGGTTCCTATTATGAGAATGATCCCGATCTGTTGATGAGCATACGCGATTATTGGGACGCGGCCCATTCGGATTTCGACCGTGTCTTGACCTGGGTACATGAACATGCTGAAGAATACGGGCTGGATACAGAGAACGTATTTGTTGGCGGTGGCTCCAGAGGCTCACGTATCTCCTTCATGGGACTTGATGATATTACGCGTCCCGTGCGTGGTGTATTCATGACACAAGCCTTTGCCGATGGGGACTGGTTCAGCCAGGACATGGCCATAGCAGAAGGATGTCCGGGCCCATCCATACCTGAATTCGTAAGCCCGGAGTATCCTTCGATGGTCTTGCACTACAAGAACAATTTGGGAGATGTGGTGAATTCCCATGATCCTATGAATGGGATGATCATACAAGAGAGATATGCCTGCTATGGTATAGACTCACGCATCATCCACGGTCTCGGAGATGGCTACCAGTGGCCGCCCTCTGCCATAGAATTCATCTTGAATGCAGAGAGCTATTTCGACACTTATCCTGAGGCTGTGGTGGATTCTCTCGTGATAGACCCCGAGTCCAACATCCTCTCCTCCCCTGCGCCTCCAGAGGTGAGTTGGGAAAACGATATGAGCACATTGGTCTCTTTTCACTGGGGTGAGAATGAATGGGAGAACAATCTGATCCAAGAACCCTATCCGAACAAAGAACCCGAGATCAATCGCATCGAAGTGCGCTTAGGCGCGGTAGATGGACCTACTTCCACCGAATTCTCAGATCCATGTGCCATACGCCAATGGAGTTACGAGTCGACTTACGACCATACCTCCTCGGTCAATTCATTCACCTTTCCTGAAGAAGGACTGTTGACCACCTGTGCGATCGCTGATCCAGATGGCGGTGAGTCATTCTCTTTGGATGAAGGTCAGTACTACGGAATCCAAGTGCGTAATAATCTGGCGCCTTCTACCAATTATTTCCAGACCAGGTACCATAAATTCTGGAGTCCATGGTCTGAGATGAGCGTATTTGAAGGAAGGTGTTCAGAAATCATCAGCGATACTGGATCGGACATCTCGGATATCACCGTGGACATTGTTGTGAATCCTTCCTTTTCCGGTATTTCCATTGTGGGCCTCGCACCTATCAGACCCCGAACACTTAGCATCGACCTTTTGGATATCACAGGTCATGTAGTGGACCATCGCAGACTTCGCTCTGATGAGCGCATCTATCTAGAAACACGAGATCTTCCCAGTGGCATTTATCTCGTCAGACTATCAGATAGAGATTCGTCTATTGTGAAGAAGGTGCACCTTTTCTGA